The window GCAGGGCGCTCTCAGAATTCGTACAGCGTCATACTCGTAAAGATTTGCTGGAATTAAGGGGTAAAATTCAATTTGCGGATAATTATGATTATAAGGCAATGAGGAAGGGGCGTTAACATGAT is drawn from Syntrophomonadaceae bacterium and contains these coding sequences:
- a CDS encoding type II toxin-antitoxin system VapB family antitoxin, encoding MRTNIVIDDKLMEQAMRVSGLSTKKEVVGRALSEFVQRHTRKDLLELRGKIQFADNYDYKAMRKGR